The segment GACCTTGATTCATGCCTTCGCTCAAGTTCGACGGATTCGACCGGCTCGGCTTGTGATTCTGGGGGATGGTCCTGAACGAGAGCGTCTGACCACGTTAGTAGAAGAACTGGGATTAACCGAGGATGTCGCTTTACTGGGGTTTGTACAAAATCCCTATGCATATATGGCAAAAGCGGCTGTGTTTGTGCTGTCTTCTGCTTGGGAAGGGTTAGGCAATGTTTTAGTAGAAGCGTTGGCAGTTGGAACGCCTGTGGTTTCGACAAACTGCGAGAGTGGCCCGGCTGAGATTTTAGCGCAAGGAAAGTATGGTGTGCTGACTCCAGTGGGAGACGATTCCGCGATCGCATCAGCAATCATTCAGACCCTATCAAGCCCGGCTCGACAGGTTGATCCCCAATGGTTGAAGCAGTTCACATTAGAAACTTGTACGCAACAGTATTTAGACGTTTTGGGTATTTGTGATTATTCTTCACCCACAAAAACAGTATGAAATTCAATAGTACCTTGTATCAAACCACAGCACAGCTAGTCGGTCAGTTGCCAAAAGGTCGATCGAAGGCGTTAGGTGCTTTATTTTCACTTTGGAATAGTCATCCGAGCTGGGATCCTTGGCTGCTCAAAGATGGAGATGTCTATCGACTTTTTTACTTGTTAGGTTCGAGTAAATCGGGACCTTGGTGGCTAGAAGGCAAAATATGCGGTGCAATTTCAACGGACTTAGAACAATGGCAAGACTTGGGAACTGTGCTAGAAGTCAGCCCTGAGCATTCCTGGGAAGCTGGAAGAATGCTGGCGGGTTGCGCGCTCAAAGAAAATGGGATCTACTATCTTTTTTATTCAGCCGCCGGAGAGGGTGCTGAGATTATGAATGAAGGGATTGGGTTAGCGACTTCAAGGGATGGCATACACTGGCAACGTAGCCCTCGCGAATTGGTGAAACCCGATGCGAATCATCGTTGGTACGGACAGTATAAGCGAAGCCTAGGAGGTTGTGACTATGATCATTATCAGTGGCGCGATCCCTATGTGGTGAAAGATGAGCAGACTGGGCTTTACTATATGTTTATCTGTGCTTATCGCAAAGAAGGCGGGAAAGGTGCATATCGAGGATGTGTTGGCTTAGCTGTTGCTGATCGCATTGATGGATCGTATGAACTGCTGCCGCCTGCGGCAACTCCTACGATCGAAGGAACTCAAGAGTCTCCTTTTTATGAAATGGAGCGCCCGCAAGTCATTTATAGAAATGGTCAGTATCATCTGTTTTTCTCTTGCTGGACAACTTGGTTAAATCCTAAGTGGTTGGGCACGGTCGATCGCGCACAAATTACCGATTCTTCGCTGTACTGGTATGTTGCTGATCAGATTACAGGACCTTATCGCCCTGTTAGCCAGACTCCAGTTGTGAGTGGAAGTTCTCGATCGGGAATTTATGGAACGAACTTTTTTTCGGCTCCAGATGCGCCGGATGAATTTATTGCTTATGGTTGGTACTGCAAACGCATGACACTAGCCATTTCCCCGTTTGTTCGGGTCATATGGAATCAAGATTCGATCCGCTTGTCGATCTAACCTTCTCCAGATATCTGCTCCCAACTCGTCAAATTTGCCTGATGGGGTTGTACTTCATGCAAGACAGCCCCTAACCAAACGAAAAAGAACCAGAGATTAACTGCCATCCAACTGAGCGGAGTGGCATTACAAGAGATGTAGAGTGCAATCAAACTAGCAAATGCCCATTTACAGCCAAAATGACCGTTTACTGCTGGCGTATAAGTTGCGAAAAGCGTCAGAATCATTGCAGCGATCAAAGCAATGAAGCCGAAAATTCCGTTTAGATAAAGCACAGCCGCATAAGTCGAGAAGGAGCCAAGACCAATATAGCTATCTTCATATAAATGCGCTCTACCTCGAATGACTCCCCAGCCGATCCAGGGCGATTCTTGCCAAGCTTCGAGTGTTTTGCGAACGACCAAAGCTCGTTCTTGCGAAGAGTTTGCGCGAGCTTGCGTAAATCCTTCCATTGGCTTGCGGAAGAGTTCTTCGATCGTCAGTCCCCAAATACTAGACATCATTAGCGTCAGAGCCGTACTCCAGAGCGACAACTGGCGAAATAATCCATTTTCAAAGCAGGTTCCGATAAAAAGCGCGATCGGTAAACACAGCCATGCGCTCCGACTGGCGCTCACAATTAACGCTGCAACTGCACCGAGTAAGGCGACATAGCGAAGTCGACGATCGCGTTCGCCTAAACAAATCAAAAAGCATAAAACAGCGCAGAGTCCCAGAATGGGAGGATCAGGCGTATACAGAACTGTTCTGGGTAATGGAATACCTAAAAAGCTTGAAAAATGAGCAAACATTACTCGCAAACTTCCTTTGTCGCCTGGCAGAATGCGTGCAAGTGGCGGCAGATAACCGTTCCCGCCAATTCTGAGGAACAGCATAGCAATTTGAATCGCGATCGCAACCAAATAGCCCGAAGACATCCAAGCGATCGCTCTAGTGACAACCTCAACGCGGACTTGGCTAAAAAAGGGTAATGCTAGACAGGCAAAAATCAAAAAATAGCTTTTGAGAAAGGTGACAACGGCTGCTGCTGCCACTTGTAGGTTAAAGCCCATCTCGTTGATCCCCAAGGCTGCTGTCCAAAGCATCACGATCGACATCACGAACCAAGACCAAACATACACCGGAAAAGGTCTTTGAATGAGTTGATCCCAGCTAAAGTGAATTGCGAATAAGGTTAAGACAACAGCAGGATAAAAGAGCGGCTGAATTCCCATTAACCACCACAGTGGAGTCAGGATAATTGTCCAATAGATGATGCGCTCTGAACGTGATAAAGCATAAATCTGATGTTGGAGTTTGAGGAGCATCTCTCTCTACTGCACGCAATTTCTGAGGTACGTTAGCTTTAAATTCACTCTCGGACATCAATCGATCGGTAGAGAGAACTGACAGGTAACGCTAATTTAGTTCTACCTATTTATGTATTTGCAATTGATCGAAGGTGAATAAAATAATGTAGCTTGAATTCCTCATACCCGCAGTTGTTTAGGAGCGGTCTGAATGAAAAAAATAGCGCTCATTGCTTCTAGACATTGGAAGGCTTTGCTTGGTCTGAATGCAGTTGTAATATTCGGGACTTTAGGAGCGATGTTGACCACTCCTAAAGTTTGGACTGCTCAGGCGCAACTGATTCTGCCTTCCTCGAATGGAGGCAACCTTGATGCCAACTTGGGAACTTTAGGGTCTTACCGTAACAGTGATCCGAGCTTTTCACCTCAAGTCAATCCCCTGAAAATTCAAGAGGCAATTCTCACCAGTGATGCGATTCTTGAAAAGGCTTGGGCAGCTGATCCTGAGAGAGATGCAGCGAATAAACCTCGCAATTATGGACAATTCTTTGAAGTGACTTCGCTCGAACAAACGAGCGTCATGCTGCTCTCTGTCACAGGCTCAAGTCCCGATATCGCCAAGCAGCGCGCAGAAGCAATTCTCAATGCCTATCGGCAGCGTCTGAGCGAGCTTCGTCAGGCGAATAACAATACACGCGATGGCTTTAGCCAGAAACAGCTTGAACAAGCTCAACGCAGATTAACTGAAGCGCAGACTGCTCTAGCACAATTCAAACAATCGACAGGATTGGTAAATAACGAAGAACAAACGAAAGGGCTAGTTGGAACGATCAATACTTTAGAAGCGGCACAGGCACAGGTTCAGGCGGAATCTCAAGCGACTCGCGATCGCGCAAATACTCTCGCGACTCGATTAAATCTTTCGCCTACTGACGCAGTTCAAGCCTTAGGATTAGACCAAAACGAAGATTATAAAGAGCTTCGCAGTAAGCTCACTGAAGTTGAGTCTACGCTGGGCAAATTGCGATCGACATTCACAGATCGCAGCCCTCAAGTACAAAGAGCGATCGTAGAGCGGGACACTTTGCGGAACCAGCTTCAGCAGTATGTTGGGCAAGCCGCAGGTCGAATTTCTGCCAATACAGATTTTACAACTGGGGCGGAAGGACGGAATACCTTAATTGAACAATTAGTGTTAGCTGAAACGAATGCGAATGGACAACAACGACAAGCAGAACAACTCCAGCAACAAATTGATCAGCGGCAAAAAATCCTCAATCAATTGCCTGCAAATCAAGCAAAACTCAATGCTTTACAGCGACAGGCAGATGTTGCGGAAGGAGTTTATAAAGGGCTAGTTGCACAGACACAACAATCAAATATTGATGCTTTTAATGCGTATCCAAATATTCAGGAGTTAAACGCACCCTTTGTTGATGCTAAACCATCGAGTCCAAAGAAATCTCTGATAGCAATTAATGCGCTTCTTGCTTCTGTCATTGGGAGCATTGCACTAATATTGTTGCTCGAAGCTCGCAATCCATTGCTGACTCCCAAAGATTTGCAGGCTCTAAAATTTTCGCTTGTTGCTCGTATTCCCAAACTAAAGCGACTGGCAATAGAGCCGAATTCAAGCTTTGAAGGTGAGATCGAGTTTCAGCGAGTAGCGTCAGCGATTAGTCTTCAACCGCTGAAAGGGATACGACTGTTAATTGCAAGTGCGATAACGGGTGAGGGAAAAACGACAGTAGCACTGCAACTTGCTCATGCTTTAACCGAACTCGGATTTCGAGTGCTGCTGGTTGACGGAGATTTTCGTAAAGCTCAGTTAAGTCATCAACTTGGTTACTTGAGCGATCGCTCAGTTGGAGATCAAGTCATTTCGTTGCAACCTAATCTCGATTTTGTGCCAACGATGCCTCAGACTGGCAAGATTGTCGATTTAGTCAAACGGGGACGATTTGAACGTTACTTGGCAGTGGCGGAATCTCAGAAAGACTATGATTATGTATTAGTAGACAGCGCTCCAGTCAGCTCAACCAGTGAAACTGCACTAATGGCTGCGATCGTGCCTTATGTTCTTTTTGTCGTTCGCCCAGGAATTAGCGCTCGAAATGTTGTGAATAATAGTTTAGAGCAGTTAACGCAACACCATGCTAAACTGCTAGGCTTGGTGATCAATGGTGTCGAAGTTCAAGGTCATGCCTATTCGTATCACTCTAATCATGATGATCCTCGTCCATATCGATTATCAAATTGATTCTTTTCAGCAGTCTACTCAAAGCGTCAGTCTCATGAGCCAAAACCAGAACATCGCGACTGTCGATTGGAGTAAGAGCCAGGCAGCGAGTACGAATTTGGGGTATGGCTTAAATGCGTATCAAGGTTTTCGACCTGAGAGTTTTAGCACTTCGGCTTATCAAAGTAATATGTCTGTGATGAATCCGGGTTTGATTCGGTTTCATAATAGCAGCATGTTGCAAGACTCTAGCACACCGGATGGGCTGATCGATACGGCTCGTCGAGTTTGGGATGCGAAGAAAGTAAAAGCTGCTTTAGTGGCTTCATTTTCGTCTTTTAAGCGGGAACAACCGCAACGGATGATTAATATTCCGACTTGGCCAGATTGGATGGATGCGGATCGGGACGGATTTCTCGATCGCAATCAGTTTGATAACTATGCAAAGCTGTGCGCTGATTTGGTCAAAATTGTCAACCAAGATGCTCAATTGAAAGTACAGTATTGGGAAGTGACGAATGAGAAGGATGATCACTACTTTACTCAGTTCTATACAGAGAGTGGCTGGGGTGGGTTGAAGGATGCAGCGAAGCCCGATCGCGTCAATGAACTGGTCACGATTTATAACAAAACTGCGATCGCGATGAAACAAGCAGACCCGACAATTCAAGTGGGCGGGATCGGTCTAGCACGCCCCGATCTGCAACCGTTTTATGTTCCGTTCATCAAGGGAACTGCAAATCATCTTGATTTTTTTACTTATCACTTTTACGCAACGGGAAGTGCTTCTACCTCAGACCAAGATGTGTTTCAGACCACTCGCGCGATTGGCGACTACACTCGCACGATTGTACAAACGCTGCAAAATGCAAGCCCAAATCGCACGATTCCAGCCATGTTGGGTGAATATAACATTAGCTGGACATGGGAAACTCGCGATCCCCGCATGATCAATCATAAAGGGGTTGTGTTTGATGCGTTAACGATGGTCAGTGCCCTCTCAAATGGTGCGACTGCAACCTTGACTTGGAACGAGAAAGATGGCGTTTACGGCAAAATGGACGATAGCAGTCAGATGCGTCTGGGAGGCAAATTCTTACAATTGTTGAATCAATTCATGATTGGCGATCGCGTCTCGACAAAAACTGCTCCTGACAGCGCTATTACGACTTTTGCTGTGAATAATGCTGCTTTGGGATACAAGTCTTACTTGCTGATTAACTCCTCAAATGATTTGCAGCAAGTTCAACTCGATTTTGCCGGATGGCAGCCCACTCAATCGACGTTAGAGACATATACGATCTCGGCTTCAGGCTATCTCAACAAAACTGTTAACTGGTCGGAACTTAACAGTGGATTTGCGATGCCTGCTAGCTCTGTGATGTTATTCACATTTACAAAATAATGCGATCGCATTATTTTGAGTTGCTATTTTGATTTGCGCTTTGACTTTGGAGGCGTGCGATGTTCGCCAAAGTATTTCTCGCTGCGATAGCGTAGCCAGACTCTCAGAACTTGCGGAATTTTCTCTTTCTGCTCTTTCGTCAACGTGTTGTAAAGTGCCAAGGCACGTTCTCGTTCTCCTCGACAAGCAGCATTATTATGAGCATCCCAATAGCTACGAGCGACCCGAATTCGGCGACAGACTTCTTTGATCAATGCCTCGCCAGTTAAAGGTTCTTCTTGCTTTGTCATCTTTTTTGATCAGAATGTACTCTAATCATTCTAGTAGGAATGAAGTCGAATCCCCCCACTCCCCACTCCCCACCTATGCAATATTTACTTTAAACTGCCCAGGAGTATTAATCTTGATAATGCCTCCAAATGCACAGTTACAGATTGCCGTGTTCGGGAGAGCAGGGATTTTGCCAATTTTTACTTTAATAGCACCAGGTGACCAAGGGCTGACAATTGCAGGGATACAAGGCATGGGTGTCAGGACTCCAAAAGCAGCAGCAGTTGCAGCAGCTACGGCTGGATTTGCGATCGAACTACACATGGCAAACGGCAAAATATTCGCCATTGGGATATTGTCGAAAATTGTTGCGGCGAGCGGAGTTGCTCACGAGATTAATAATCCAGTTGGTTTTCTCAAAGGCAATATCCAACCTGCCCTAGATTACATCAGTGATTTATTTGGACTCATTGATCTTTATCAGGAAAGAACTTCTCCCCCTGATCCAGTCATTCAAGCAGAAATCGATGAGATCGACTTAGAGTATATTCGCGAGGATCTTCCCAAGTTGATTAGCTCAATGAGAGAAGGCATAGAACGAATCCGGAATATTAGTACCAGTTTACGAACCTTCTCCCGCGCTGATCAAGATCATAAAGTTCCTTTTGATATTCATTCAGGGCTTGATAGCACTCTGCTGATTTTGAAACATCGATTAAAAGCAGATGATCGCCGTCCAGAGATCAAAATTATTCAAGAATATGGTCAGTTGCCCGCGGTTGATTGCTATCCAGGTCAGTTGAATCAGGTGTTTATGAATTTGCTGGCGAACGCGATCGATGCTTTAGAAGATAGCAATAAGGGACGGAGCTACGAAGAAATTCAAGCTCATCCGAATCAAATCGGTATTTACACAACAGTTGTGGATGATCAATCAATCAAGATTCGTATCTGTGATAATGGCGTAGGAATGGATGACGCGACTCAGCAAAAAATCTTTGACCATCTATTCACAACAAAAGAAGTGGGAAGAGGAACAGGTTTAGGGCTGGAAATTGCACGACAGATTATCGTGGAAAAACACGGTGGTTCGATCAAGGTTCGTTCAACGGTAGGACAAGGGACAGAATTTACGATCGTACTTCCCATTCACGAGAAGTAGCCTCTATCAAATCTGTTGGGGTGAACTTATAAAAGCTACAGTATAAATATGTAGCCAACTGTAATCAATAAGCTAAAAATTATACGATTAAACATCGGCTGTGGAATGAGACGATTAATTTTGCCACCGACATAGATGCCAATGATAATTCCGGGAATTGACCATAGAAACAAACGCCAAACTTGCGGAGTCCATAGTCCTGCAAATCCGTGACCTGCGATCGTAGCAATTCCTGAAAACAGAAAATAGCATTGCATTGTTGCTCTAAAATAGCTGGCTGACCAACGACGCATCACGCCGTAAACCGCGATCGGGAGTCCATTAATGTTGTAAGCGCCTCCTAAAACGCCCGCAACCAATCCAAAGAAAACGGCATAGCGTTCATGGTGAAGCTGCGGAAACTTAGGAGAAATAAGATTAAACAGCCCATACAAGATGAGAATGATTCCTAGCCCAAGCTTGACTGTTTTTTCAGGCGCATACTGTAATAGAAGTAATCCAAAGGGAACTCCGATTACTGTACTAATGATGAGCCTCCAAGCTGATTTGAGATCAATGCTATCCTGATCAAAAATTAGAATCAGTGAACTAATAATAAACCCTGTCAATGCGACAATGGGAGTTGCTGTTCGCAAACTCATAATCATGCCTAGTAGCGGCATTGCTAAAAGCGCATCACCAAACCCGATCGCAGAACGAATTGAAGTACAGACAAACAGGATTGATGCTGTTGCGATCGTTAAATCAGTAAGGTTCATGCAAAAGACTAATAAAGGATCTGAATCAATCCATAGCTAGAGATTGAAATGAATAACCAGGATAGCGCGCCTAAATACAAAGGTTTTAGTCCAATCTTTTGAATCTGATTTAATCTTGTTTCTAATCCCATTGCTGCCATTGAGATGGTTAAGAGCAACTGATTGACTTGTCCTGTCATCGTTTTTATTTGCTGTGGGATTAAGTTCAAGCTATTCAGAAGAATCAAAAGCATAAAATAAACGACAAACCAAGGAATGGCAATTCGTGATTTTGATTGAGGAGCTTTAGAAATTGCTCCAAGCATGAGCATCATCGGAACGAGCCAAAGGACTCTTGACAGTTTTGAAATACTAGCAATCTCGCCACTGACTGAATCTACTTGAAAAGCCGCTGCAAGCACTTGGGCAACTTCATGAATTGAAACTCCACACCATAATCCAAATGCTTCTGGTGTTAAGTTCAATTGCCCAGAGAGTAATGGATACAAAAGCATCGATATTGTTCCAAACAAGGTGACGATCGCAATTGCATACGTGATATCTTCATCTCCACTCTCGGTCGTTGTACTTGTCGCAATCACAGCAGAAGCACCACAAATCGAAGTACCAGCAGCAATGAGGCGAGTTAAGCTAGGACTCACGCCTAAGTGTTGTCCAGCCCAACAGGTAAACCAAAATGTACTCAATAAGGTTGTGATGATGATGAGTAACCCCGTGATGCCCACAGATAAAACCTGCGATAGGCTGAGTTGAACACCGAGCAGAATGACTGCAAATCGCAGAATTCTTCTCATAGCAAAGTGAATCCCTGCTTGGCGTTTCGGCGCTACGCCAATTGTATTTTGGATGAAAATGCCTAGAAGAATTGCCAGAATGAGAGGGCTGAAGAGAGTGAAGCCGGGTATCAATCGGATCAGATAAGCGATCGCTGTCAAGCCACAAACGAGCCATACTCCAGATTGGATCTTTACTAGGCTTATTTTGATTTGAGCAATTGCCTGAGAGAAAACATCACCTTGAAATGCTGTGACGATTTTTATTGCTGCGAACGGTTTAATATTATTTGTTTTGTGCCGCATTACTTTGATTCAATTGACTGATGCAATTCAACAGAAATTCGCCTTGCTTTCGGGTAAGATTGCCAACAAAGCAAGGCAGTTACAGATTGGAAATCAACTCAGCATAGAATTGCGTCTGCTAATTTGTGGATTGAGCAGAATGTTTTGTCAAGTGCTGAAGCGATGTTGAGAAAGACTTGCCCAACAAATGATGTTGGATCAGTCAAGGTTACGGGTCTTCCAGAGTCACCCGCCGCACAAATTCGAGCCTCAATCGGAACTTGTCCCAGTAGAGGAGTTTGCAGTTCTTCTGCAAGTTGTTGTCCCCCACCACTGCCGAAAATCGGAGTCGGCTCACCACAATGCCCACAGCGCAAATAGCTCATGTTTTCAATGATGCCGAGTACTGGAATTCCGACTCGACGAAACATATGAATACTGCGGCGAACATCTGCGATCGCGACTTGCTGCGGTGTGGTGACGAGTAATACGCCACAGATGGGACTCTCTTGAACGATCGTGATTTGAGCATCTCCTGTCCCGGGTGGTAAATCAATCAGCAGGTAGTCTAGATCGCCCCATTCCACATCTTGGATAAACTGAGTGATGACCTTGTGCAGCACAGGTCCGCGCCATGCTAGCGGATGATCGGGTTCTGCTAGAAGCCCAACTGACATGACTTTGATACCGTGGGCTTCTAAAGGCAGAAATCGCGTTCCTTCAGCAGTTTCGATCGTCTTCACCTCAGAATGTCCCAATCCCAACATCTGTGGAATATTTGGACCATAGATATCTGCATCCAGCAGCCCGACTTTTGCGCCTTGTAGGCTTAGCGCGATCGCAAGATTGACAGAAGTGGTTGATTTTCCAACTCCACCTTTACCACTCGAAATCGCTAATGTCGTTCTCACGCCTGGAATCGTGCAGAGTTGAACATAACTCTTCTTACACCAAGTGAGTTGTGAAAGCACAGTCTCAATCTGATGTTTCAAATCGTGCTGATGCTTTCCAACATACAGCCGCAGGTAAACATAGTTATCCACCACTCTGAGATTACGAACCATGCCTAAACTCACAATATTGTTGTTGAGAACAGGTTCAATAATGGTTTTGAGCAGTTTAGTCACCGCTTGTTGGCGTGCTTCAGCAATCAGATCAGGTGGATCTGTTTCGGGAAGGTCATGAGTCGTCTGGAAGGGAGAACGATGATTAGGCATTAGAGGGTTCTTGTAACGCTTCTTGAATGGTCTGAATGGCGCGTTGAGCAAAGATGCAGACATCGCGATCGGGGTCGTCGAGCGATTGCTGCAACGGATTGAGAGCCGCTTTATTTTTCAAAATGCCAAGCGCGATCGCAGCATCTCGTCGGACATCTGAATATTCGTCAGCGAGTGCTTGAATGAACAGAGGAAGAGAGCGATCATCTGGAATTTTCTGCAAGGCTTGCAAGCTGAATTTGCGAACTTGCCAATGATCATCTTTTAAGGCAGCTTCTAGAGGCGCGATCGCGGTTTTGTCTGCATGAATTGCAAGAGATTTTGCTGCATTGCGCCGAACTTCCCAATCTGGATCGTGAGTCAATGCTTCACAGAGACGAGGAACAACTTGCTCATCACTGAGATGTCCCAGCGTTAAAGCTGTTGCCCGTCGAACACTTTCATCCGAATCGGACAATAGCGCTAATGCAGGTTGACAGCGTTCGACTTGGTTGAGGTAGCGCAATGTTGTCACCGCAGATTCTCGCAAAGCTGGATCGGGAGATTCAAAAAAAGGCAACACATACGGCAAGGATTGAGCGTCATGAATCTTCCGCAACAGGAAGAGAGTATTCAATTGCAGGTTTAGATCATCTCGCAGTAAAGCATCTAGGAGCAGCAATAAATGATCTGGAGCAATCAGTTCACCTAATGCCGATCGCGCTTCGTCTCGGATTTCTTCATCTGGAGACGCGAGACATTCAATCAAGGCTGGAACGGCTGCTGGATTTGCAAGTTCCCAGAGTACAGTCACTGCTAACTTTTGGACGAGTAGACTTTCATCTGTTAGGGCTTCGATCAACGGGGTTAGAGCCTCTTCGTCTCCAAGATGCTGTAAGGTTTTGAGCGCAACTAGTCGATTTTCAACTTGTGGCGATCGCAGCATTTCTAACCAAGGAGCAAGTTCAGAATTCGTGTCCATTACTTTCCTCTAGCGCAACAGGAATGGAATTTGAACAGTAATCGCGTTGGTCGGGCATTCCTTTTCACAAGGTAAGCAGAACCAGCACTCGTCATACTTCATATAAGCTTTGCCTGTTTCAGGGTCTTTGGCTAAGACATCAAGCGGACAGACTTCAATGCAGGCGACACATTTTTCAAGGCATTTTGACTCATCGACAATGACTGGAACATCGATTCTTTGAATTGCTAAAGCCATCGCAATTTACACTCTTCTAAATAACTTAACGAACAGCTACGTCGTACACTTCGGTTTCAACATTGACATCTACGATGTAAGGCTCGATCGGACGTTTGAATAACACCATGTCACCCGCATCATCTTTTTTCAGATGCACGTGGCAGAACCATTCATCATTGTTCTTGTCTGGATAGTCTGCTCGATAGTGATACAGTCCCCAGCGACTTTCACGGCGATAGAGGGAAGCTCTTGCTGCCATTTCTGCACAGTCGCGAATAAAGTGAACTTCCATACAGCGCATCAATTCATGCGGATCACGAGCACCCATTAGCTCTAATGTGTCGTGGTAGCGCACAAAATTGCTGAGTCCAAGCTCCATGCGATTGGCTGATTTAGGCGGCTGGAGATAGTCATTGACGAGCCGACGCAGCTTATATTCAACCTGGGTATGTGGTACTCCGTTGGGTCGATCGAGCGGCGCATAGATTCTTGCTTTTTCGGCAGCGAGAAACTCTGGATCAGGGTCGAGATGATCGAGATTCTGACAATATTCAACGGCATGTTCTCCAGCAATGCGTCCAAAGACAAACGCACCGATCATATAGTTGTGCGGGACGCTTGCCATGTCGCCTGCTGCATATAGTCCGGGAACTGAAGTTTCAGCCCGCTCATTCACCCAGACTCCAGAAGCACTATGACCGCTACACAGTCCAATTTCAGAGATATTCATTTCGACGCCATGAGTGCGATAGTTTTCACCTCGCCCTTGATGGAATCTGCCTCGGCTCGGACGCTCATTTGCCCAGAGGATTGACTCAATTTCAGAAATTGTATTTTCATCTAAATGAGTCATTTTGAGTTGAATTGGACCTTTGCCAGAGTTTAGCTCTTTCCAAACTTCTAGCATCATTTGACCGCTCCAATAGTCGCAGCTAATAAAGCGATGTCCTTGTGCATTAGCTGTGTAAGCTCCAAATGGGCTTGCAACGTAAGCACAAGCAGGACCATTGTAGTCTTTCATCAACGGATTGATTTGAAAACATTCAATGTTACTCAGTTCTGCTCCGGCGTGATATGCCATCGAGTAACCGTCGCCTGCATTGGTTGGATTTTCGTAGGTTCCATACAGATAGCCAGAAGCAGGTAAGCCTAAGCGCCCGCAAGCGCCCGTGCAAAGGATGACAGCTTTTGCTTGAATGACGACAAAATCTCCATTGCGAACATCAAGACCGACTGCACCGATCGCACGTCCATCGCGAACGAGAACCCGAGTTGCCATGACTCGATTTGTGACTTGGGCTTTGTGACGTTTAACTTGACGCGCCAGAATCGTTTTTAAATCTTTTCCTTCTGGCATCGGCAAAACGTATTTACCCACGCGATGCACTTGTTTGAGGTCGTAATCTCCTTGAGCATCTTTCTGAAATTTTACGCCCCATTTTTCGAGTTCTTGAATGACAGAAAAGCCAAGTTTTCCAGTTTGATAAACAGCGTTCTGATTGAGAATGCCATCATTCGCGATCGTAATTTCTCGCACATATTGTTCTGGAGTCGAATTTCCAGGAATGACGGCAGTATTGACTCCATCCATTCCCATTGCAATCGCGCCACTGCGACGGATATTTGCTTTTTCTAGAACGAGTACCTCACCTTCGGGATTGGCTTGCTTTGCTTTGATGGCAGCCATGGTTCCAGCCGTTCCACCCCCAATCACCAGCACATCCGTCTTCATCCATTGAGTATTCACTCAAAAAGCCTCCTGATTGATGAACAGAATTTTAGTCTTACGCTGAAAACTGTCTCAAGCACTACAGA is part of the Leptolyngbya boryana PCC 6306 genome and harbors:
- a CDS encoding fumarate reductase/succinate dehydrogenase flavoprotein subunit, which produces MNTQWMKTDVLVIGGGTAGTMAAIKAKQANPEGEVLVLEKANIRRSGAIAMGMDGVNTAVIPGNSTPEQYVREITIANDGILNQNAVYQTGKLGFSVIQELEKWGVKFQKDAQGDYDLKQVHRVGKYVLPMPEGKDLKTILARQVKRHKAQVTNRVMATRVLVRDGRAIGAVGLDVRNGDFVVIQAKAVILCTGACGRLGLPASGYLYGTYENPTNAGDGYSMAYHAGAELSNIECFQINPLMKDYNGPACAYVASPFGAYTANAQGHRFISCDYWSGQMMLEVWKELNSGKGPIQLKMTHLDENTISEIESILWANERPSRGRFHQGRGENYRTHGVEMNISEIGLCSGHSASGVWVNERAETSVPGLYAAGDMASVPHNYMIGAFVFGRIAGEHAVEYCQNLDHLDPDPEFLAAEKARIYAPLDRPNGVPHTQVEYKLRRLVNDYLQPPKSANRMELGLSNFVRYHDTLELMGARDPHELMRCMEVHFIRDCAEMAARASLYRRESRWGLYHYRADYPDKNNDEWFCHVHLKKDDAGDMVLFKRPIEPYIVDVNVETEVYDVAVR